One region of Limnospira fusiformis SAG 85.79 genomic DNA includes:
- a CDS encoding 1,2-dihydroxy-3-keto-5-methylthiopentene dioxygenase has translation MAILHLENGATYTDLEDIRRELSALNVNLNRWPVGEDPEIRRLLGEASLDDNQKQQVLQSLDGYFKELQETAGYQSRDLIVLHPDIPNLDGLLAKFEQCHTHADDEVRYIIEGEGVFGFVGVDGGQMELVIEAEEYINVPAGTEHWFHLTDTKRIKAVRYFSNTEGWTPEYTNTKIRISRDSAAAVLG, from the coding sequence ATGGCAATTTTACACCTGGAAAATGGGGCTACCTATACTGACCTAGAAGATATTAGGCGAGAACTTTCCGCTTTGAATGTTAACCTAAATAGATGGCCTGTGGGAGAAGATCCAGAAATTCGCCGCCTATTGGGTGAGGCGAGTTTGGATGACAACCAAAAACAACAGGTGCTACAATCTCTGGATGGGTATTTTAAGGAACTTCAGGAAACGGCTGGTTATCAGTCCAGGGATTTAATCGTTTTACATCCTGATATCCCTAACTTAGACGGCTTACTGGCTAAGTTTGAGCAGTGCCACACCCACGCTGATGATGAAGTGCGCTATATTATTGAGGGGGAAGGTGTCTTTGGTTTTGTGGGTGTTGATGGTGGTCAAATGGAGTTAGTCATTGAAGCGGAAGAATATATTAATGTTCCAGCAGGGACGGAACACTGGTTTCACTTGACGGATACTAAGAGAATTAAGGCGGTGCGCTATTTTAGTAATACGGAGGGATGGACCCCGGAATATACTAACACTAAAATTCGGATTTCCCGGGATTCGGCGGCGGCGGTTTTGGGTTGA
- a CDS encoding WecB/TagA/CpsF family glycosyltransferase produces MAPSSLTPETHLPTFPVLGLPVHLADNYSQWLSSRLSQGLGTNVITLNAEMAIAAESNQPLAELIRNADLVIPDGAGVVLYLKFKGHPIQRCPGIELAETLLHQFNQLIPSGLVFFYGGKPGIAQKAAEHFQHRIKGLAIASYHGYLSDSEEQEMLASLQELQPQLILVGLGVPRQEFWIAKNRHLCPDAVWIGVGGSFDIWGGEKQRAPAWFCEHHLEWLYRLYQEPWRWRRMLALPYFAWKAWLRS; encoded by the coding sequence ATGGCACCAAGTTCATTGACACCAGAAACACACCTACCAACTTTCCCGGTTTTGGGATTACCAGTACATCTGGCTGATAATTATAGCCAGTGGCTGTCATCGCGGCTGAGTCAGGGTTTGGGAACTAATGTCATCACCCTCAATGCTGAAATGGCGATCGCCGCCGAATCTAATCAACCCCTAGCCGAATTAATCCGAAACGCCGACCTAGTAATTCCTGACGGTGCGGGGGTGGTGCTTTATTTAAAATTCAAAGGACACCCTATCCAGCGTTGTCCGGGAATTGAATTAGCCGAAACCCTCCTCCATCAGTTTAACCAGCTAATACCCTCTGGATTGGTGTTTTTTTATGGTGGAAAACCTGGCATTGCTCAAAAAGCCGCAGAGCATTTTCAGCACCGGATTAAAGGTTTGGCGATCGCCTCTTATCACGGCTATCTGTCCGACTCCGAAGAACAGGAAATGCTTGCCAGTCTCCAGGAATTACAACCTCAATTAATTCTAGTCGGTTTAGGGGTTCCCCGTCAAGAGTTTTGGATTGCTAAAAATCGCCATTTATGTCCTGATGCTGTGTGGATTGGAGTTGGTGGCAGTTTTGATATTTGGGGGGGAGAAAAACAACGCGCCCCCGCTTGGTTTTGTGAACATCATTTAGAATGGCTTTATCGTTTGTATCAGGAACCTTGGCGGTGGCGGAGAATGTTGGCTTTACCCTATTTTGCTTGGAAGGCTTGGCTCAGGTCTTGA
- a CDS encoding sirohydrochlorin chelatase yields MLSTVLLVSHGSRDRRPQLAVDKLAQQLSDRLKVTQGGDSLTDSLVGSAVLELGPTPLSAQIHQFAEYSLSLGIHRVQILPLFLLPGVHVGEDIPTEVELAQKSLGTEIEIYLQPYLGSQRQQLSVLLENVMIGYDVDAWILLSHGSRRAGGNEAIAHLAHKINASVAYWSVAPGMESRVQELLQAGYHRIGILPYFLFSGRTTDAIVDLVANLGDRFPHSQLHLTPPLDHSPHLGDLICTWAESCL; encoded by the coding sequence GTGTTATCCACTGTTTTGCTTGTGTCCCACGGTAGTCGCGATCGCCGCCCTCAATTAGCTGTAGATAAGTTAGCACAACAGTTGAGCGATCGCCTCAAGGTGACTCAGGGTGGGGATAGTTTAACTGATTCTTTGGTGGGAAGTGCCGTTTTGGAGTTGGGACCGACTCCGCTATCTGCACAAATTCACCAATTCGCTGAGTATAGCCTGAGTTTAGGGATTCATCGAGTCCAAATTCTGCCGTTGTTTCTGTTACCTGGGGTCCATGTGGGAGAAGATATCCCCACCGAGGTGGAGTTAGCCCAAAAATCCCTGGGAACCGAGATAGAAATTTACCTACAACCTTATCTGGGAAGCCAACGCCAGCAGTTGTCTGTACTGCTGGAAAATGTTATGATTGGTTACGATGTTGATGCTTGGATTCTACTTTCCCATGGGAGTCGCCGCGCGGGTGGAAATGAAGCGATCGCTCACCTAGCCCATAAAATCAACGCTTCTGTGGCTTATTGGTCTGTGGCTCCGGGGATGGAGTCACGGGTTCAGGAGTTGCTACAAGCAGGATATCACCGGATTGGGATTTTGCCTTATTTCCTGTTCTCCGGTCGCACTACTGATGCGATCGTTGATTTGGTGGCTAATCTTGGTGACAGGTTTCCCCACAGCCAACTACACCTCACGCCACCCCTAGACCATAGCCCACACCTGGGCGATTTGATTTGTACTTGGGCGGAATCTTGCCTCTAG
- a CDS encoding protein kinase domain-containing protein has translation MSQCLNPDCLANNPPDSRFCQRCGAKLLLKERYRAIAIIGQGGFGRTFKAVDEDKPSKPLCVIKQFFPQGVGTQGIEKAKQLFELEAVRLDELGHHPQIPALYAYFTQDNRQYLVQEYIPGKTLLKELETQGKFSQQQVINLLGSLLPLLDFIHNKQVIHRDIKPDNIIRRHPDQQLILVDFGAAKFATAKALTSPGTSIGSSGYAAPEQTLGQANFSSDIYSLGVTCIYLLTQVPPWQLYNVHDGEWNWRKYLGDRLNSPLADILDKMVMTSSNKRASSASEVRDDLKALLSPSTDYSFLEKLLKSGRWKDADRETTTLILAVAHRESQGYLDIESLGKLPCDIFRTIDQLWCQYSNGRFGFSVQYRIWQEIGGSTSADIETYKLFGEKVGWRRPNDWLWYNNLVFEIDKAPPGHLPSGRVGDIAIASRLMGKLGGFGLTRILAIMAKLEECGIG, from the coding sequence ATGAGTCAATGTCTCAATCCTGACTGTTTGGCTAATAACCCACCTGATAGCAGGTTTTGTCAGCGATGTGGTGCTAAACTGTTATTAAAAGAACGCTATAGGGCGATCGCCATTATCGGTCAAGGTGGCTTTGGTCGCACTTTTAAAGCCGTTGATGAGGACAAACCCTCGAAGCCTCTTTGTGTGATTAAACAGTTTTTTCCCCAAGGGGTGGGGACTCAGGGAATTGAGAAAGCTAAACAACTGTTTGAACTGGAAGCGGTGCGTTTAGATGAGTTAGGACATCATCCCCAAATCCCGGCACTTTATGCCTATTTTACCCAGGATAATCGCCAATATTTAGTGCAGGAATATATCCCGGGTAAAACGCTGCTAAAGGAGTTGGAAACCCAGGGAAAATTCAGCCAGCAACAGGTGATTAATCTGCTGGGGAGTTTATTACCGCTGTTGGATTTTATCCATAATAAGCAGGTAATTCACCGGGATATTAAACCGGATAATATCATCAGAAGACACCCGGACCAGCAACTGATTTTAGTGGATTTTGGGGCGGCAAAATTTGCGACAGCGAAGGCTTTAACCAGTCCGGGGACTAGCATAGGTTCCTCGGGATATGCGGCACCGGAACAAACGTTGGGACAGGCTAACTTTAGCAGTGATATCTACAGCTTGGGTGTGACCTGTATTTATTTATTAACCCAAGTACCCCCCTGGCAATTATACAATGTTCATGATGGGGAATGGAATTGGCGCAAATATTTAGGCGATCGCCTAAATTCTCCCCTCGCAGATATACTAGATAAAATGGTGATGACCAGCAGCAATAAACGGGCTTCAAGTGCGTCGGAAGTCCGAGACGACCTGAAAGCATTGTTATCACCATCTACGGACTATAGTTTCCTAGAAAAGCTGCTGAAAAGTGGCAGATGGAAGGATGCCGACCGAGAAACCACCACGTTAATTTTAGCAGTAGCCCATAGGGAAAGTCAAGGTTATTTGGATATAGAGAGTTTGGGGAAGTTACCCTGTGATATATTCCGCACCATTGATCAGCTTTGGTGTCAATATAGTAATGGTCGATTCGGATTTAGTGTCCAGTATCGAATTTGGCAAGAAATCGGGGGTTCTACCAGTGCGGATATAGAGACTTATAAGCTGTTTGGGGAAAAGGTGGGATGGCGGCGACCGAATGACTGGTTATGGTACAATAACTTAGTGTTTGAAATAGACAAAGCACCCCCCGGTCATCTCCCGTCGGGGAGGGTGGGGGATATTGCGATCGCCAGTAGATTAATGGGGAAATTAGGAGGGTTTGGATTGACGAGAATTCTGGCAATTATGGCAAAATTAGAGGAGTGTGGCATCGGCTAA
- a CDS encoding sirohydrochlorin chelatase yields the protein MLSTVLLVSHGSRDRRPQLAVDKLAQQLSDRLKVTQGGDSLTDSLVGSAVLELGPTPLSAQIHQFAEYSLSLGIHRVQILPLFLLPGVHVGEDIPTEVELAQKSLGTEIEIHLQPYLGSQRQQLSVLLENVMSGYDVDAWILLSHGSRRAGGNEAIAHLAHKINASVAYWSVAPGMESRVQELLQAGYHRIGILPYFLFSGRTTDAIVDLVANLGDRFPHSQLHLTPPLDHSPHLGDLICTWAESCL from the coding sequence GTGTTATCCACTGTTTTGCTTGTGTCCCACGGTAGTCGCGATCGCCGCCCTCAATTAGCTGTAGATAAGTTAGCACAACAGTTGAGCGATCGCCTCAAGGTGACTCAGGGTGGGGATAGTTTAACTGATTCTTTGGTGGGAAGTGCGGTTTTGGAGTTGGGACCGACTCCGCTATCTGCACAAATTCACCAATTCGCTGAGTATAGCCTGAGTTTAGGGATTCATCGAGTCCAAATTCTGCCGTTGTTTCTGTTACCTGGGGTCCATGTGGGAGAAGATATCCCCACGGAGGTGGAGTTAGCCCAAAAATCCCTGGGAACCGAGATAGAAATTCACCTACAACCTTATCTGGGAAGCCAACGCCAGCAGTTGTCTGTACTGCTGGAAAATGTTATGAGTGGTTACGATGTTGATGCTTGGATTCTACTTTCCCATGGGAGTCGCCGCGCGGGTGGAAATGAAGCGATCGCTCACCTAGCCCATAAAATCAACGCTTCTGTGGCTTATTGGTCTGTGGCTCCGGGGATGGAGTCACGGGTTCAGGAGTTGCTACAAGCAGGATATCACCGGATTGGGATTTTGCCTTATTTCCTGTTCTCGGGTCGCACTACTGATGCGATCGTTGATTTGGTGGCTAATCTTGGTGACAGGTTTCCCCACAGCCAACTACACCTCACGCCACCCCTAGACCATAGCCCACACCTGGGCGATTTGATTTGTACTTGGGCGGAATCTTGCCTCTAG